From one Brachypodium distachyon strain Bd21 chromosome 4, Brachypodium_distachyon_v3.0, whole genome shotgun sequence genomic stretch:
- the LOC100830047 gene encoding uncharacterized protein LOC100830047 isoform X3, which translates to MAPPPPPLVDDIVEEILLRLPPEDPASLARASLVCKPWRRLLSGAAFRRRYREHHGAPPLLGHLRLCRTRKPCFSSFVSGLGRAFPDWLVLDCRHGRALLSAAAAAPSTPGGAPVDLAVWDPITDKLRRLPPIPASPEGGVVKSFNGAVLCGAQGCDHGGGGDCHEGPFRVVFVFSPFRLAVSFTCVYSSESGEWGELASLRRGDAHVDVGSKPSVLVGDALYFSSLDKCILEYRLSTSRLSVILAPEGASILWARVAIIKGEDGVLGFAEVEGSSFVLWSRQVDADGVAGWARSRAIELETLFPVSADDAPGKFRWILVSGFVEGTDVIFVHAFGDTDTYKVQLKSRRVTKLAESYRGIVIPYAGFYIPD; encoded by the exons atggcgccgccgccgccgccgctggtggacgacatcgtcgaggAGATCCTCCTGCGCCTCCCTCCTGAAGACCCGGCGAGCCTCGCGCGCGCTTCGCTCGTCTGCAAGCCctggcgccgcctcctctcgggcgccgccttccgccgccgctaccGCGAGCACCACGGGGCTCCGCCCCTGCTGGGGCACCTCCGTCTATGTAGAACCCGCAAGCCTTGCTTCTCCAGCTTCGTCTCCGGCCTCGGCCGCGCCTTCCCCGACTGGCTCGTGCTCGActgccgccacggccgcgcgctcctctccgccgccgccgccgccccgtcaACCCCTGGCGGCGCGCCCGTGGATCTCGCCGTCTGGGACCCGATCACTGACAAGCTGCGCCGCCTTCCCCCGATCCCGGCCTCGCCCGAAGGCGGCGTCGTCAAATCCTTCAACGGGGCGGTGCTCTGCGGCGCCCAGGGCTgcgaccacggcggcggcggcgactgcCACGAGGGCCCGTTCCGTGTGGTGTTCGTCTTCTCCCCCTTCCGCTTGGCCGTCTCCTTCACCTGCGTGTATTCGTCGGAGTCCGGTGAATGGGGCGAGCTCGCCTCCCTTCGTCGGGGCGACGCCCACGTCGATGTGGGATCGAAGCCCAGCGTCCTCGTGGGAGACGCACTCTACTTCAGCAGCCTGGACAAGTGCATCCTCGAGTATCGACTGAGCACGTCGCGCCTGTCGGTGATCCTCGCGCCGGAGGGCGCATCGATTTTGTGGGCACGTGTTGCCATTATCAAGGGGGAGGACGGCGTGCTGGGATTCGCCGAAGTAGAGGGTTCCAGCTTCGTCCTGTGGTCGAGGCAAGTGGATGCCGACGGAGTTGCGGGGTGGGCTCGGAGCCGGGCCATCGAGCTCGAGACGCTATTCCCTGTATCTGCTGATGATGCCCCAGGAAAATTCCGTTGGATACTTGTGAGTGGCTTCGTGGAGGGCACTGATGTCATCTTTGTGCATGCATTTGGTGATACTGATACCTACAAGGTCCAACTCAAGTCAAGACGGGTCACGAAGTTGGCAGAGTCGTATCGGGGGATAGTAATTCCATACGCGGGCTTCTACATTCCGG ACTAA
- the LOC100830047 gene encoding uncharacterized protein LOC100830047 isoform X2, translating to MAPPPPPLVDDIVEEILLRLPPEDPASLARASLVCKPWRRLLSGAAFRRRYREHHGAPPLLGHLRLCRTRKPCFSSFVSGLGRAFPDWLVLDCRHGRALLSAAAAAPSTPGGAPVDLAVWDPITDKLRRLPPIPASPEGGVVKSFNGAVLCGAQGCDHGGGGDCHEGPFRVVFVFSPFRLAVSFTCVYSSESGEWGELASLRRGDAHVDVGSKPSVLVGDALYFSSLDKCILEYRLSTSRLSVILAPEGASILWARVAIIKGEDGVLGFAEVEGSSFVLWSRQVDADGVAGWARSRAIELETLFPVSADDAPGKFRWILVSGFVEGTDVIFVHAFGDTDTYKVQLKSRRVTKLAESYRGIVIPYAGFYIPEFGACWCGCLSVEL from the exons atggcgccgccgccgccgccgctggtggacgacatcgtcgaggAGATCCTCCTGCGCCTCCCTCCTGAAGACCCGGCGAGCCTCGCGCGCGCTTCGCTCGTCTGCAAGCCctggcgccgcctcctctcgggcgccgccttccgccgccgctaccGCGAGCACCACGGGGCTCCGCCCCTGCTGGGGCACCTCCGTCTATGTAGAACCCGCAAGCCTTGCTTCTCCAGCTTCGTCTCCGGCCTCGGCCGCGCCTTCCCCGACTGGCTCGTGCTCGActgccgccacggccgcgcgctcctctccgccgccgccgccgccccgtcaACCCCTGGCGGCGCGCCCGTGGATCTCGCCGTCTGGGACCCGATCACTGACAAGCTGCGCCGCCTTCCCCCGATCCCGGCCTCGCCCGAAGGCGGCGTCGTCAAATCCTTCAACGGGGCGGTGCTCTGCGGCGCCCAGGGCTgcgaccacggcggcggcggcgactgcCACGAGGGCCCGTTCCGTGTGGTGTTCGTCTTCTCCCCCTTCCGCTTGGCCGTCTCCTTCACCTGCGTGTATTCGTCGGAGTCCGGTGAATGGGGCGAGCTCGCCTCCCTTCGTCGGGGCGACGCCCACGTCGATGTGGGATCGAAGCCCAGCGTCCTCGTGGGAGACGCACTCTACTTCAGCAGCCTGGACAAGTGCATCCTCGAGTATCGACTGAGCACGTCGCGCCTGTCGGTGATCCTCGCGCCGGAGGGCGCATCGATTTTGTGGGCACGTGTTGCCATTATCAAGGGGGAGGACGGCGTGCTGGGATTCGCCGAAGTAGAGGGTTCCAGCTTCGTCCTGTGGTCGAGGCAAGTGGATGCCGACGGAGTTGCGGGGTGGGCTCGGAGCCGGGCCATCGAGCTCGAGACGCTATTCCCTGTATCTGCTGATGATGCCCCAGGAAAATTCCGTTGGATACTTGTGAGTGGCTTCGTGGAGGGCACTGATGTCATCTTTGTGCATGCATTTGGTGATACTGATACCTACAAGGTCCAACTCAAGTCAAGACGGGTCACGAAGTTGGCAGAGTCGTATCGGGGGATAGTAATTCCATACGCGGGCTTCTACATTCCGG AATTTGGTGCTTGTTGGTGCGGCTGTTTGAGTGTTGAACTATAG
- the LOC100830351 gene encoding vacuolar iron transporter homolog 4 has product MATSNNTKLAVQELSHRTIVPETGKPCPACVAGYDAMSTSPQHGQWLRAAVLGASDGLVSTAALMLGIGAARPADPRAALLSGVAGLVAGACSMAIGEYVSVHAQLDVELAGLKQVEEARGSSMDRAGLPSPSQAAAASAMSFAVGAAIPLLVAWFVASYKVRVVVVVVTATLTLAVFGTLGAVKGQAPGGRAGLRAAMGGLVAMGITYGLMKLFRTHSV; this is encoded by the coding sequence ATGGCCACCAGCAACAACACCAAGCTAGCCGTGCAAGAGCTCAGCCACCGCACCATCGTGCCGGAGACTGGGAAACCCTGCCCCGCGTGTGTCGCCGGCTACGACGCCATGTCGACATCGCCGCAGCATGGCCAGTGGCTACGCGCGGCGGTCCTTGGCGCGAGCGACGGCCTGGTCTCCACCGCGGCGCTCATGCTTGGCatcggcgcggcgcggcctgCTGACCCGCGGGCAGCCCTACTATCGGGCGTGGCaggcctcgtcgccggcgcgtGCAGCATGGCCATCGGCGAGTATGTGTCGGTCCACGCGCAGCTCGACGTGGAGCTGGCCGGGCTCAAGCAGGTCGAGGAGGCCCGCGGGTCATCCATGGACCGGGCTGGACTGCCAAGCCCAagccaggcggcggcggcctccgcaaTGTCGTTTGCAGTTGGGGCTGCCATCCCGCTGCTCGTGGCATGGTTTGTGGCGAGCTACAAGGtgcgggtggtggtggtagtgGTGACCGCGACTCTGACGCTGGCAGTGTTTGGCACCCTCGGGGCGGTGAAGGGCCAGGCTCCAGGAGGGCGGGCTGGACTGAGGGCCGCGATGGGAGGATTGGTGGCCATGGGGATCACTTACGGTCTCATGAAGCTGTTCCGGACCCATTCAGTATGA
- the LOC100830047 gene encoding uncharacterized protein LOC100830047 isoform X1, producing MAPPPPPLVDDIVEEILLRLPPEDPASLARASLVCKPWRRLLSGAAFRRRYREHHGAPPLLGHLRLCRTRKPCFSSFVSGLGRAFPDWLVLDCRHGRALLSAAAAAPSTPGGAPVDLAVWDPITDKLRRLPPIPASPEGGVVKSFNGAVLCGAQGCDHGGGGDCHEGPFRVVFVFSPFRLAVSFTCVYSSESGEWGELASLRRGDAHVDVGSKPSVLVGDALYFSSLDKCILEYRLSTSRLSVILAPEGASILWARVAIIKGEDGVLGFAEVEGSSFVLWSRQVDADGVAGWARSRAIELETLFPVSADDAPGKFRWILVSGFVEGTDVIFVHAFGDTDTYKVQLKSRRVTKLAESYRGIVIPYAGFYIPAMKSASTGDEGPRGDAWST from the exons atggcgccgccgccgccgccgctggtggacgacatcgtcgaggAGATCCTCCTGCGCCTCCCTCCTGAAGACCCGGCGAGCCTCGCGCGCGCTTCGCTCGTCTGCAAGCCctggcgccgcctcctctcgggcgccgccttccgccgccgctaccGCGAGCACCACGGGGCTCCGCCCCTGCTGGGGCACCTCCGTCTATGTAGAACCCGCAAGCCTTGCTTCTCCAGCTTCGTCTCCGGCCTCGGCCGCGCCTTCCCCGACTGGCTCGTGCTCGActgccgccacggccgcgcgctcctctccgccgccgccgccgccccgtcaACCCCTGGCGGCGCGCCCGTGGATCTCGCCGTCTGGGACCCGATCACTGACAAGCTGCGCCGCCTTCCCCCGATCCCGGCCTCGCCCGAAGGCGGCGTCGTCAAATCCTTCAACGGGGCGGTGCTCTGCGGCGCCCAGGGCTgcgaccacggcggcggcggcgactgcCACGAGGGCCCGTTCCGTGTGGTGTTCGTCTTCTCCCCCTTCCGCTTGGCCGTCTCCTTCACCTGCGTGTATTCGTCGGAGTCCGGTGAATGGGGCGAGCTCGCCTCCCTTCGTCGGGGCGACGCCCACGTCGATGTGGGATCGAAGCCCAGCGTCCTCGTGGGAGACGCACTCTACTTCAGCAGCCTGGACAAGTGCATCCTCGAGTATCGACTGAGCACGTCGCGCCTGTCGGTGATCCTCGCGCCGGAGGGCGCATCGATTTTGTGGGCACGTGTTGCCATTATCAAGGGGGAGGACGGCGTGCTGGGATTCGCCGAAGTAGAGGGTTCCAGCTTCGTCCTGTGGTCGAGGCAAGTGGATGCCGACGGAGTTGCGGGGTGGGCTCGGAGCCGGGCCATCGAGCTCGAGACGCTATTCCCTGTATCTGCTGATGATGCCCCAGGAAAATTCCGTTGGATACTTGTGAGTGGCTTCGTGGAGGGCACTGATGTCATCTTTGTGCATGCATTTGGTGATACTGATACCTACAAGGTCCAACTCAAGTCAAGACGGGTCACGAAGTTGGCAGAGTCGTATCGGGGGATAGTAATTCCATACGCGGGCTTCTACATTCCGG CAATGAAATCGGCTTCCACAGGCGACGAGGGGCCAAGAGGCGATGCTTGGAGCACTTGA